CATCCGAAGGGACACCCCGTTCCATAGGTTCAACCGACACTCCGTCCCCGTGCGCCCGGGCATCCCCAGCTCAAGGCGATACGAACCTGCCGACTTCCTCTCCCCGGCGTCTGAACCACAGGGGGGCACGGAATGCCCTTGCCCGGAAGTCGCGTTGCCTGTATCCCGAAACTGTGATCGGCAAACACATCCTTGGACTTGTGCCGGGCGCCTGCCTTCCCGGCAGCGCGGCGTGCGGGGTGTGTTGACGTCCGTTTCAGTCATCTTCGCCCCATCGCCGCGCATCGGCGTTGGGGCCTTCTCGTTTTGGGGCACCCGCCGGGCACGACGCACGAGGCATCAACCCCAGCAGGACAACAGGTCATGTTGAAAAACCCGTCCGAAAAATACCGCCCGTTCCCACCCATTCACCTGCCCGACCGGCAGTGGCCCGGACGCGTCCTCGAGCGCGCACCCATCTGGTGCAGCGTGGATCTCCGCGACGGCAACCAGGCCCTCGCCGTTCCGATGAACATCGCCCAGAAGCTGGAACTGTTTCAAACCCTCGTCCGGTGCGGCTTCAAGGAAATCGAGGTGGGTTTCCCTTCCGCCTCGAATACCGAGTTCGCATTCAACCGGCTCCTGATTGAGAAGGATCACATTCCCGAGGACGTCACGGTCCAGGTCCTGGTCCAGGCTCGTGAGGACCTCATCGAGCGCACCTTCCAGTCGCTGGCGGGCGCGAGGCGGGTGATCATCCACCTCTACAACTCGACCTCGCCCGCCCAGCGCCGGGTCGTCTTCGGCAAATCCCCGGAGGAGATCAAGGCCATTGCCGTCCAGGGGGCCCGGTGGATCCGCGACCGGGTGGACCGCCTGCCCGACACCGAGGTGCTGTTCCAATACTCGCCCGAGAGTTTCAGCGCCACCGAGGTGGAGTTCGCCCGGGAAATTTCCGAGGCGGTGATGGATGTATGGCGGCCGACGCCGGAACGTCGGATGATTCTGAATCTGCCGGATACCGTGGAGGTGGCGACCCCCAACGTGTATGCCGATCAGATCGAATGGATCTGCCGCAACATCCGGGATCGCGAGGCCTTGATCATCAGCCTGCATACCCACAACGACCGGGGCACCGGCGTGGCGGCAACCGAGCTCGGACTGCTGGCCGGCGCGGACCGCGTCGAGGGTACCCTCTTCGGCAACGGGGAACGCACGGGAAATCTCGACGTGGTCACCGTGGCGCTGAACCTCTACATGCACGGGATCCATCCGGGACTGGAGTTCTCCGATCTCAATAGCATTCGCACCGTGTACCAGCGCTGCACCGGCATGACCATTCCCCCGCGCCAGCCCTATGCCGGCGAACTGGTGTTCACCGCGTTCAGCGGCTCGCATCAGGATGCCATCAAAAAGGGTCTCGCCGAATGGGGCGCGGGCGGACGCACCCACTGGGACGTTCCCTACCTCACCATTGACCCCGGCGACATCGGCCGCGAGTACCGCGAGGTCATCCGGGTCAACGCCCAGTCCGGCAAGGGCGGTGTGGCCTACCTGTTGGAAAGCGAGTTCCGCATGGACCTGCCCAAGGACATGCAGCGGGAGTTCGGACCCATCGCGAACGACCAGGTGGACGCCCTCGGCCGGGAGGTCACCGCCGAGGAATTGCGGCAGATGTTTTGGCGCGAGTATGTCGAGCGGCGCACGCCGTGGTCCCTGATCCATTTCCATGCCGACGGGGTGGACGGCGTCTTCGACTGTCGTGCCAGCGTGGTGCACCAGGGGCGGGAGCAATCGCTCACCGGGCGTGGCAACGGGCCGATCGCAGCCTTCATCCACGCTCTGACCCAGGCGGGAGTGCCGCGGGTGGAGGTCGCCGACTTCAAGCAGCACGCGCTCGGCTCCGGCGAGGAGGCCAGCGCCATCGCCTACGTGCAGCTGAGGGCCGCCGATGGACGCCGCTGCTGGGGCGCGGGGGTGGACACCCACATCGAGCTCGCCTCAATCAAGGCCATCCTGAGCGCGTTGAACCGCATCGAAAACCCGACGTCTTCCTCCCGCTGAACTCCACGCGGCGCACCGAGCGGTGGAAATGGCTGGCCGACATGGATTCGAACCATGAATAAGGGCTTCAAAGACCCCTGTGTTACCATTACACCATCGGCCAACTGCGGCGCCGAAGCTATGAGGCCCCCGGGGCAGGGCAAACAGAAAATTGGCCAGAGCCTGTCCAGCGGGTGGGGCGGTGCAGCCGCGCCGCCCTCATTTCCATCCGAGGCTGTGCCGCCCGAGGATCACGGGGCCTCCACACGTTCAGGTCGCGGCAGGCGTGGTGGTGACTTCACACGCACAGGCCGTCCGCGATCCAGGCGCGGACGGGACTTTACGGACCCGCGGCAGCGGGTCCCCACCAACAACGCCAACGCCACCACCCACCCACCACCACCTCCATCATCCCTCCCTGTATCAAACAAAAAAGCGGGGCTGGAGTCGCCTCCAGCCCCGCCTGATGGGTCTTTCGCTTAAGTCAGGTCAGTTCCTGACTCGGGCAAAGATCTCGTTGTCGGTCGGTCCGGGCGTCCAGATGTACGAACCGCCTGTCGCACCCGGAACCGGGGCGTAGGTGCCGCCAAGTGTCGAGGACGCTTCGAGCTGACCTCCACCCGTCCAGGAGATGGTCACCGTACCGTCGGCGTTGACCACGATTCCGGTAATCACCGGCGGTGCCACGACACCCGTCTGCCGGTAGAGCAGAACCGCGTCGTTGTCGCCGTCACCCGAACTGATGCGCAACCGCAGCGTCTGGGTGCCGCCGAGGTCGAACACGGCAACGTCCGAACCACCAACAGAACGGAACGGAATGAAGTCATTCGAGCTCCACGCACCGGTGCCGTCCGCCGTCAGTTCGGCAAGAACGGTGGTGGTCTGATCCGGTTGGGTAATGTCGCCAGTCACCAGTTCCAGCGTCCGCCCCATCGCGTTGGCAGCCCGACCGTCGCGCGAACCGACGAACACGGCGCTGTATGAGCCGGCTTCGAAGGTGCGGGTGTAGTTCCACCAGTTCCCCGTACCGCCCCAACCAATCTTGTAGTTGTTGGCCAGCGTGAAGTCCGGACGCACGGTGTTGCCATTGCCGTTGTCAATGATCACATCAAGGTTACCGCCTTGACCCGGAGGAGAGGGCTGAACGTTACCGTCGCCATCCACCCATCCGTTGCGATAACTGTTTCCATCATTGCCATCGGGCGGGATATCACTGCGAGTGTTGTTGAAGTCAATCCCCGGGATACCGTCCAAGCCCATGTACAAGTCAGCCACCAGCGGCATGACGCTCGCCGCGGCCAAGGTCTTGCCTTCTTCATAATTGTAGTCCTCCGCCTCAATGACGAACGCGCCGGTGAGGGTTACCCGCACATCATCATCCGGGAACGTGGAGACCGATCCATTCTCATTGGAGACCACCACGTAGTAGTCGCCAATGTGACCGACCGTGGCGCTCGCGACCGCGTAGGAAGCGCTGGTGGCACCCGCGACCGGGCGCTTGTTCTGGTACCACTGGTAGGTCATGGGAAGCGCCGATTCAGCGCCAACCGTGAGGGTGAAGGCCGCACCCGGAGCCACATTCACGCCCGAAGGACGCTGGGTGATGATCGGCGCCACCACATTCGGGTCAATGTACCAACTCACACGGCTGCCGCCGAGTTCACCCTGCCCGTTTGCAGGATCCGCCTCACTGGCGAGCTTGACCGCAATGGCCCCATGGTCACCACCGCCGCCCTCCTTGTAGAGGAGTTCGAGGTAATACGACGTTCCCTGAGTCAGGCGAATCGCACCACCAGGGCCGGACGCCCACTCGGTGTCTTGATACTCATCCGAGCGATTCGTCCGGAATGGGGCGTCGCCGCGGGTTCCTGTGTTCGCATCCACGCCGTTTCCATTCCAAAGCCGCGGATCGCTCCAGGACGGCTCCTCGGCAATCCGCTTCTTGTTCGCGGGATCTGCGTCGGTGCTCAGGTACAGCTCACCGTGATCGTCGGTGGCGATGAAGAAGACATAGTCCCCCGTCACTTCCGGGGTGAAGAGCATCTTCAACTGGCCGAAGTAGTTGTCATAGAGTCCCGAGCCGGTGTAGGCGCTGCTGAGAAGCCGCACCTCGTCCGGGGGACGGTCCTCAGGGAAGGTGTCGAAGCCGCCGGTCTCATTCAGCCAGAGATTGAAGACGATGGCCCCAGCCTGCGCCTCGAACGCCTGGAACTCGCCGGTAAAGGCCGATGCCAGATTGGCGTTGTCGCGAACTCCATTAATGGTCACGGCGTAGCTTGCCCCCGGAGTCTGCCGAGAAGTACCGAGGCGAATCGTCCGATCGTTGACCCGTGTGGCCGAATTCACGGTCAGTCCTGTAATCTGGTAGTTGGACGCCGTCACGGCTGAGGGATCCACAACCGGTTCGGTGAAGACGACCGTCACCGAGTCGAACGTGTCCGCGCCGCCCAAGCGGCGAACCGAGGGCGGCGTGGTGTCAGGATTGACAACCAAAGTCGCTTCAGCGCTGGTCGCAGAGGCTCCGGCCACCGCGGCAATTACTTTGACCTTGGCGTTGTTTTGGGCAGCAGAGACCACCGGGATCGTGAACGTCGCCGCGTTGGCTCCCAACTGGGCCACGTCGTTGACATACCACTGCCAGGAGATGGCATTGCCGTAGTCCCCACCGTAGGGAGAGGAGCCGGTCGCCGCCGCCGTGAACGTCGCGGATTCATTGGCGCTGGTGGTCACATCGTCCGGATCATCGGTGATGGCCACTGAGGCACCGACCGCGTCCACGGGAGACTCGATGATGGCGCCACGGATCGGGGTCAACTGACCGGCCGGGGTGGGATCCCCTTCGCGCCGAATGGCAACCTGACCCCAGTCGCCGCCGCCGCCTTCCTTGACCACGAACGTCACACCGACGCGCTGGCCGGCGGTGAATGTGATGACTTCGCTGGTTTCGTCAGGGCTCACCCCGTCAACAACCTCTTCGAAGCCCCCGCAGCATCCGAACTCTTCGGCAATCGGGAAAGTCGCAAGAGGATCCGGAAGCGCCGGTCCCGCGGTGTTGACGTAGAGGGCGCTCGCGTCATCCGAACGGAGGAAGAAGCGGTAATCGCCGGCCTCCGGAATCGTCAGAACACCGGTCATCTTGGCGAAGAAGTTGTCGCCAAAGGTGTTTCCGAAGCCCGAGGTTTCGCCAAAGCTGAACCCGTTCCCGTAGCGGATGCTGTCGGGCGGATCGGCGTAATGTGGGTCGAACAGACCAGCTTCGACCGAAGTACCCGGAATATTGAACCAAAGTTCGATCTTGCTGAAGCCCACACCAGGAACGTCAGCCACCGTGCTTCCGGTGATGCTGGCATCGGGACCTGGCAGACCCGCGATGTTCTTTCCGCGGACCCGGTAGGTGTAGCTGGTGTTCGGAGCGAGGCCCCGATCCTCGTAAGTGGTGGTGGTCAGGAGCGGGGCAACAACGACGCCGTTCCGCTCCACTTCATAGGCCACCCGGGCGTTGGGATCGCCGACGACAGTTGCCGGATCCCAGGCAATGCTGGCGCGCCGGGAGCCAATCTGAGCGATTCGAAGGTTACCAGGAGCTCCCGGCACTTCACTGACCTCCTGTGCGATGGTGACCAGTCGCAGGTTGTCCACATGCGTGTGGGCATTGGCACCGCCGGTGCGACCGGCGAATACCAACTGACCCGCGGACGGGAAGTAGGTGGTCTGGTAGTCTCGGAGGATGTCCGCCCCTTTCCAAGTCACGGTCAAACGCCCCTCGGATGTCAGGTCAATCGTGAACGGCCTCCACGCTAGCGTGGCCCACGACGCGGGATCGTATGGGTCTCCCCCATCGGCCCAATAGGCTGCATCACGGGGTCCGGTTTGGAGACTAGTAGTGTCGTCGGCCGTACCATGGCGGGTCAGCAGGCCTACTTTTTGAACGGTAACGTCATCTACGCGAACGATGATTCCCTCGATGTCTGTCGAATCTCCGGGATCGTTACGGAAAGTGTTGCCGGACCACGTGTCGAAGGACACTGAGATTCCCGTAATTGTTCCGGTCTCGGCGCAACAGCCGGTCGCGGAGCCGACGTCACCACCGGCCAAGTCACTGTCCGAGAGGCTCGTCAGGAACGGATCTCCATTTCTGGCAAAGCTGATGCTGAAGCCGTCGGCGGCCCGATCGCCCGTGCTGTTGCCCGTCCGCAAGTCGCACGAGAACGAGAAGCCGGTGACGACCTTACCCGGGTCGGTATCCTCAAACACCACGATCCCCGTTTGACTGTTCACCGGGTAGGTCAGTGCCATGAACCCATTGGGATTACCGCCGGCCGGCACAAACATCTGGTCATTGTTGCCCGCGATCTCCACACCGGCGGGCTGGCCGGCATCGAAGTTGAAGAGCACATCGGCCGCTCGCGCCGACGTGATCCCGACAAGAGCCGTCAGCGCAGTGGATGCCGCGAGCCATTGCATGGGCCCCGCGCTCCGCTTCCGCGAACGACTCCAAGTCGCAAAGGCGCCGGCGGTGGGCCGGCACAACTGCTGTTGGAATTTGTGTTTCATTCGAGTGTTTTGTGTGATGCCACGCAAAATCCCACGGGTCGTTACGGGGACAAATCACGAGGCGATGCCCAGAGAATTGAAAAGGGCCGACGCGAATTCAAGAAAAACGTGGCGGAAAGTTGAAACAATTCGCGCGAGGTGGTGTTTGCGGCCGCCAATCCGACACCCACCAGGACGCCCACCGCACCCCCGGTGGAGCTCACCCATCGAAGATCCACCGAAGCCGTCGGCGCATGAAGTCCCCACAGGCCAAACCCCCATGTTGTCCGCACGGCTCGGCAGGAGCCTCGTACCCCCCCCACCAGCAGGCAGGAGCCACACCCTGACGCACCCTGCCACATCACCCACCACCAC
The Verrucomicrobiia bacterium genome window above contains:
- the leuA gene encoding 2-isopropylmalate synthase, with translation MLKNPSEKYRPFPPIHLPDRQWPGRVLERAPIWCSVDLRDGNQALAVPMNIAQKLELFQTLVRCGFKEIEVGFPSASNTEFAFNRLLIEKDHIPEDVTVQVLVQAREDLIERTFQSLAGARRVIIHLYNSTSPAQRRVVFGKSPEEIKAIAVQGARWIRDRVDRLPDTEVLFQYSPESFSATEVEFAREISEAVMDVWRPTPERRMILNLPDTVEVATPNVYADQIEWICRNIRDREALIISLHTHNDRGTGVAATELGLLAGADRVEGTLFGNGERTGNLDVVTVALNLYMHGIHPGLEFSDLNSIRTVYQRCTGMTIPPRQPYAGELVFTAFSGSHQDAIKKGLAEWGAGGRTHWDVPYLTIDPGDIGREYREVIRVNAQSGKGGVAYLLESEFRMDLPKDMQREFGPIANDQVDALGREVTAEELRQMFWREYVERRTPWSLIHFHADGVDGVFDCRASVVHQGREQSLTGRGNGPIAAFIHALTQAGVPRVEVADFKQHALGSGEEASAIAYVQLRAADGRRCWGAGVDTHIELASIKAILSALNRIENPTSSSR